A single region of the Pontimicrobium sp. SW4 genome encodes:
- a CDS encoding beta-carotene hydroxylase, whose product MQTVFWILIFFGTFSIMEFMAWFTHKYVMHGFLWHLHKDHHKKDHDSWFERNDFFFIFYAIVSMTCFYLSSYEDIWYCLPIGLGILAYGIAYFTVHDIFIHQRFKLFRNANNWYAKGVRRAHKIHHKHLGKDKGECFGMLLVPFKYFKK is encoded by the coding sequence ATGCAAACAGTTTTCTGGATATTAATATTTTTTGGCACATTTTCCATCATGGAATTTATGGCTTGGTTTACGCATAAATATGTAATGCATGGTTTTTTATGGCATTTACATAAGGATCACCATAAAAAAGATCACGACAGTTGGTTTGAACGAAACGATTTCTTCTTCATATTTTATGCTATTGTAAGTATGACCTGTTTTTACTTATCTAGCTATGAGGATATTTGGTATTGTTTACCAATTGGACTTGGCATCTTAGCCTATGGTATAGCCTATTTTACAGTACATGATATATTTATTCATCAACGCTTCAAACTATTTAGAAATGCAAATAATTGGTATGCAAAAGGTGTAAGAAGAGCACATAAAATTCATCATAAACATCTAGGAAAAGACAAGGGTGAATGTTTTGGAATGCTTTTAGTACCTTTTAAATACTTTAAAAAATAG
- a CDS encoding Crp/Fnr family transcriptional regulator, whose product MQSMWFFDDVNLFKVLCPHKFKAYKKDHDFDAYKKKDYIYFEEDSANKVYLIEKGKVKIGYYNENGDEIVKAILSRGELFGEKAILGDNKRDEFAQSIDNATSICPIGVATMHELMRDNQTFSFKIYKFIGFKFKRLERRLQLLLFKDTKTRLVEFLDELCVDFGYDCPKTGDHVIKHPYTQKDIASLIGTSRPTLNILLNELKEENYINFNRKEIRIIKKTA is encoded by the coding sequence ATGCAGTCAATGTGGTTCTTTGATGATGTTAACCTTTTTAAGGTTTTATGTCCTCATAAGTTTAAAGCTTATAAGAAAGATCATGATTTTGATGCTTATAAGAAAAAAGATTACATCTACTTTGAAGAAGACTCTGCAAACAAAGTATATCTAATTGAAAAAGGAAAAGTAAAGATTGGGTACTATAATGAAAATGGTGATGAAATTGTAAAAGCTATTTTATCTAGAGGCGAACTATTTGGAGAAAAAGCTATCCTTGGAGATAATAAACGTGATGAGTTTGCACAATCAATAGATAACGCGACATCAATTTGCCCTATTGGAGTAGCAACTATGCATGAACTAATGAGAGATAACCAAACCTTTAGTTTTAAGATTTACAAATTTATTGGTTTTAAGTTCAAAAGATTAGAACGTAGATTACAATTACTCTTATTTAAAGACACGAAAACACGTTTAGTAGAATTTTTGGATGAGCTTTGTGTGGATTTTGGTTACGACTGCCCTAAAACAGGTGATCATGTTATAAAGCATCCATATACACAAAAAGATATTGCTTCATTAATAGGTACTTCAAGACCAACTCTTAATATTCTTCTTAATGAACTTAAAGAAGAAAATTATATTAATTTCAATAGAAAAGAGATAAGAATTATAAAAAAAACAGCTTAG
- a CDS encoding lycopene cyclase domain-containing protein has product MNYLYLLLNLGSLSIPLIFSFHPKFQFYKYWKSLFLAIVITMCIFIPWDVIFTNNGFWGFNDTYFLGTKILGLPIEEWLFFICIPYACVFTHYALLYYFPNTKISIKNVKQICYFLITILILVTTFNYDKWYTLVNFTYAILLIIIVLKIKIVLLQTYFITFLIMLIPFFIVNGLLTGSFIENEVVWYNNQENLGIRLFTIPIEDSIYAFTLILTNLVLIDFFQTRLFRKENI; this is encoded by the coding sequence ATGAACTATTTGTATTTATTACTCAATTTAGGTTCATTATCAATTCCGCTTATATTTAGTTTTCATCCAAAATTTCAATTTTATAAATATTGGAAATCACTTTTTTTAGCAATAGTTATTACCATGTGTATCTTTATTCCGTGGGATGTAATTTTTACAAATAATGGCTTTTGGGGGTTTAATGATACTTATTTTTTAGGAACAAAAATTCTTGGCTTACCTATTGAGGAATGGCTATTCTTTATTTGTATTCCTTATGCTTGTGTATTTACACATTATGCTTTATTGTACTATTTTCCAAATACAAAAATTAGTATAAAAAATGTTAAACAGATATGTTATTTCTTAATAACCATACTAATATTAGTAACTACCTTTAACTACGATAAATGGTACACTTTAGTTAATTTTACATATGCCATTCTACTAATAATCATTGTTTTAAAAATTAAAATAGTATTACTACAAACCTATTTTATTACCTTTTTAATCATGCTCATTCCTTTTTTTATTGTGAATGGACTACTTACAGGAAGTTTCATTGAAAATGAAGTGGTTTGGTATAATAATCAGGAAAATCTTGGAATTCGCCTATTTACGATTCCAATAGAAGATAGCATTTATGCCTTTACTTTAATTCTAACAAATTTAGTCTTAATAGATTTTTTTCAAACGAGATTATTCCGAAAGGAGAATATCTAA
- the crtI gene encoding phytoene desaturase family protein, which produces MKTTIHIIGSGFSSLAASCYLAKAGYEVTIFEKNSTIGGRARQLKRDGFTFDIGPTWYWMPDVFERFFSDFNKKPSNYYTLEKLNPAYSVYFGKDDSITIEDTLEKICNTFEKEEEGSSKKLMKFINQAKSNYDIAIKDLVYNPGVSPLELVTAKTIGKLNQFFSTIKKDVRKEFNNNRLAQILEFPVLFLGAKPSATPSFYSFMNYADFGLGTFHPKKGMYEVILAMENLATSLGVTIKTNSPIEKILVNKNKEAYGLRSKGINYYSDYVLSGADYHHTETLLDKSFRQYSEAYWEAKTFAPSSLLFYVGFNKKLKNVNHHTLFFDVDFDIHAQDIYDNPKWPEDPLFYASFPSITDESSAPEGKEAGIFLIPLAPGLEDTPELRETYFTKIIKRFEAVTSQKVIDDVIFRESFCVNDFVKDYNSYKGNAYGMANTLLQTAFLRPKLKSKKVKNLYFTGQLTVPGPGVPPSLISGKLASELIVKHVTTNKVKTTLQPQH; this is translated from the coding sequence ATGAAAACTACTATACATATAATTGGCTCAGGATTCTCCTCATTAGCCGCTTCCTGCTACCTAGCAAAAGCTGGTTATGAGGTAACTATTTTTGAAAAAAACAGTACTATTGGTGGTCGTGCAAGACAATTAAAACGTGATGGTTTTACTTTTGATATTGGACCAACATGGTACTGGATGCCTGATGTATTTGAAAGATTCTTTTCAGATTTTAATAAAAAACCATCAAATTATTACACACTCGAAAAATTAAATCCAGCATACAGTGTATATTTTGGAAAAGATGATAGTATCACAATAGAAGATACACTGGAAAAAATTTGTAACACATTTGAAAAAGAAGAAGAAGGAAGCTCTAAAAAACTCATGAAGTTTATAAACCAAGCCAAAAGCAATTATGACATTGCTATAAAGGACTTGGTTTATAATCCAGGAGTATCACCTTTAGAACTTGTTACTGCCAAAACTATTGGTAAGTTAAATCAGTTTTTTAGCACTATTAAGAAAGATGTACGTAAAGAATTTAATAATAACCGTTTAGCACAAATCCTTGAATTTCCAGTACTCTTTCTTGGTGCTAAACCTAGTGCTACACCTTCATTTTATAGTTTTATGAACTATGCCGATTTTGGCTTAGGAACTTTTCATCCAAAAAAAGGAATGTATGAAGTAATTCTTGCTATGGAAAACTTAGCAACTTCATTAGGTGTTACCATTAAAACCAACTCACCAATAGAAAAAATATTAGTAAATAAAAATAAGGAAGCTTATGGTTTAAGGTCAAAAGGAATTAATTATTATAGTGATTATGTGTTAAGTGGTGCAGATTACCATCATACAGAAACTTTGTTGGACAAAAGCTTTAGACAATATTCAGAAGCATATTGGGAAGCAAAAACCTTTGCGCCTTCCTCTTTACTTTTTTATGTTGGCTTCAATAAAAAACTAAAAAACGTTAATCATCATACCTTATTTTTTGATGTTGATTTTGATATACATGCTCAAGATATTTATGATAATCCTAAATGGCCAGAAGACCCTTTGTTTTATGCCAGTTTTCCAAGTATTACAGATGAGTCTTCTGCTCCTGAAGGAAAAGAAGCTGGAATATTTTTAATTCCATTAGCACCTGGACTTGAAGACACTCCAGAATTAAGAGAAACATACTTTACAAAAATTATTAAACGATTTGAAGCAGTTACTTCACAAAAAGTCATTGACGATGTTATTTTTAGAGAATCCTTCTGCGTAAATGACTTTGTTAAAGATTACAACTCATATAAAGGCAACGCTTACGGAATGGCAAATACACTATTGCAAACAGCCTTTTTAAGACCAAAATTAAAAAGCAAAAAAGTGAAGAATTTATACTTTACAGGACAACTTACAGTTCCAGGACCTGGAGTACCTCCTTCGTTAATTTCTGGAAAATTGGCTTCAGAACTCATTGTAAAGCATGTTACAACAAACAAAGTCAAAACAACATTACAACCACAGCACTAA
- a CDS encoding TlpA disulfide reductase family protein, which translates to MKFRKPKKSDIIFLVIIALFIIPQTRQSIQIALHSVLSKFGPSVIDKEDQKLVSYASWKLRDLDGNELNYKDTKGKVVFVNLWATWCPPCIAEFQSIQDLYNDYKDDVLFLLVSDESPETVEKFLNKKGYHITVFNPLTNYPDDFNPRSIPRTYIVDKEGRIVVDKKGAANWNSDKIRAQLDILLSE; encoded by the coding sequence ATGAAATTTAGAAAACCCAAAAAAAGCGATATTATATTTTTAGTAATTATTGCATTATTTATTATTCCACAAACACGACAGTCTATTCAAATTGCTTTGCATTCTGTACTGTCAAAATTTGGACCCTCAGTAATTGATAAAGAAGATCAGAAATTGGTATCGTATGCATCTTGGAAATTACGCGATTTAGATGGTAATGAATTAAATTACAAAGACACTAAAGGTAAAGTTGTATTTGTAAATTTATGGGCAACGTGGTGCCCACCTTGTATTGCAGAGTTTCAAAGCATTCAAGATTTATACAATGATTATAAGGATGATGTTTTGTTTTTGTTAGTTTCGGATGAATCTCCAGAAACAGTTGAAAAATTCTTAAATAAAAAAGGATACCATATTACAGTATTTAATCCACTAACCAATTATCCTGATGATTTTAATCCTAGAAGTATACCTAGAACTTATATTGTAGATAAAGAAGGTCGTATTGTAGTCGATAAAAAAGGAGCAGCTAATTGGAATAGTGATAAAATTAGGGCTCAATTAGATATTCTCCTTTCGGAATAA
- a CDS encoding MerR family transcriptional regulator: MNNIKTDFSIKDLENLSGIKAHTIRIWEKRYNLLKPERTDTNIRHYSITSLQKLLNVAYLNNNGYKISKIAKLSNDEIPANVREIASRGNVEHHAINAFKMSMLNFDQVLFYNTYMNLLEGHTFREIFYDVFLPLLNEIGLLWQTNTISPAHEHFLSIHIKQKILLNIEKLQNLEPKPTTRTFVLYLPENEIHDIGLLFVNYELRSRGYHTIFLGESVPMNSLNDLLQFFDEVTFISYFTVKPEENDDVIKYIEDFKKEIINKASTKLWLLGKKLENVDISSYSNEILGFNSIKDLVKEL; encoded by the coding sequence ATGAACAATATTAAAACTGATTTTAGTATAAAGGATTTAGAAAACCTTTCAGGTATTAAAGCACATACCATTAGAATTTGGGAAAAAAGATACAATCTTTTAAAGCCCGAAAGAACAGATACTAATATAAGGCATTACAGCATTACAAGCCTTCAAAAGCTTCTTAACGTAGCTTATTTAAATAATAACGGTTATAAAATATCTAAAATAGCAAAGCTATCAAACGATGAAATTCCAGCAAATGTTAGAGAAATAGCATCAAGAGGTAATGTTGAGCATCATGCAATTAACGCATTTAAAATGTCAATGCTCAATTTTGATCAAGTACTTTTTTATAATACTTATATGAATTTACTAGAAGGTCATACTTTTAGAGAAATTTTTTATGATGTTTTTCTTCCATTATTAAATGAAATTGGGTTGCTATGGCAAACAAATACCATTAGTCCTGCTCATGAGCATTTTTTATCAATACATATCAAGCAAAAAATACTACTGAATATTGAAAAACTTCAGAACCTAGAACCTAAACCAACTACAAGAACATTTGTACTTTATTTACCTGAAAACGAGATTCATGATATTGGACTTCTTTTTGTTAATTATGAACTTAGAAGTAGAGGCTATCATACTATTTTTCTAGGTGAAAGTGTCCCTATGAATAGCCTTAATGACTTATTACAATTCTTTGATGAAGTCACATTTATTTCATATTTTACTGTAAAACCTGAAGAAAACGATGATGTCATCAAATACATTGAAGATTTCAAAAAAGAGATAATTAATAAAGCTTCTACTAAGCTTTGGTTACTAGGAAAAAAGCTTGAAAATGTAGATATATCAAGCTATTCAAATGAAATATTAGGATTTAACTCTATTAAAGATTTAGTTAAAGAATTATAA
- a CDS encoding OmpW family outer membrane protein: MKKKYNILAITLLLIVGTQSLFSQNKEKPWVLNAEINAVDVYPVGENAPQGEYFDEFFNVSDHWNISFPKITLTKYLSDNLSANFSGSYNKLKKWGEFSGSPKLKVNNLTYVSIDGMFNYYFSGLSKQSKLKPFIGIGGGYTWIEQGRFNTFTNGINKDKLVGAGIVNGAIGANYWIDNRIGLNIQSTYKHSFKEYLARHWQHSFGVVIKLTKNDNKKKEEEEVKDKDGDGVPDETDLCPDVSGLEELNGCPDSDGDGIADKDDVCPTIFGFKEFNGCKDSDGDGYPDNIDECPEVKGTSMGCPEIEEPVVESKYCFEDLDDINAYFASLQRDGHIEVEGLKFKVQIGAFRNPPKATYFDFLKNVGDINLIKEDALTKYRLGDFITLVETEIIRLSVIEQGINDAFVIAYFKNVQIPMRQAIEMLCSGE, encoded by the coding sequence ATGAAAAAAAAATACAATATTCTTGCAATTACCCTTTTATTAATTGTAGGAACACAGTCATTATTCTCTCAAAATAAAGAAAAACCTTGGGTTTTAAACGCTGAAATCAATGCTGTTGATGTATATCCAGTTGGAGAAAATGCGCCTCAAGGTGAATACTTTGATGAGTTTTTTAATGTATCAGATCATTGGAATATTAGTTTCCCTAAAATTACTTTAACCAAATACTTATCTGATAATTTATCAGCAAATTTTTCTGGTTCTTATAATAAGTTAAAGAAATGGGGAGAATTCTCTGGATCACCTAAGCTCAAAGTAAATAATCTTACTTATGTAAGTATTGATGGAATGTTTAATTATTATTTTTCAGGATTATCTAAACAAAGTAAATTAAAACCATTTATAGGTATTGGTGGAGGTTATACTTGGATAGAACAAGGAAGATTCAATACTTTTACTAATGGAATAAATAAAGATAAATTAGTAGGAGCGGGAATAGTTAATGGTGCTATTGGTGCTAATTATTGGATTGATAATAGAATTGGATTAAATATTCAGAGCACTTATAAGCATTCATTTAAAGAGTATTTAGCGAGGCATTGGCAACATAGTTTTGGAGTGGTAATTAAGCTTACGAAAAATGATAATAAGAAAAAGGAAGAAGAGGAAGTAAAGGATAAAGATGGTGATGGCGTTCCAGACGAAACCGATTTATGTCCAGATGTTTCAGGGTTAGAGGAGTTAAATGGATGTCCAGATAGCGATGGTGACGGAATAGCTGATAAAGATGATGTGTGCCCAACAATTTTCGGGTTTAAAGAATTTAATGGCTGTAAAGACTCTGATGGAGATGGATATCCAGATAACATAGATGAATGCCCAGAAGTAAAAGGAACGAGTATGGGATGTCCAGAAATTGAAGAACCAGTAGTAGAATCTAAATATTGTTTTGAAGATTTAGATGACATTAATGCCTACTTTGCTTCATTGCAACGTGATGGGCATATAGAAGTAGAAGGGTTAAAGTTTAAGGTTCAAATAGGAGCCTTTCGTAATCCGCCTAAGGCAACATATTTTGACTTCCTTAAAAATGTTGGAGATATTAATTTGATCAAAGAAGATGCGCTTACAAAGTACAGATTAGGAGATTTTATAACGCTTGTAGAGACTGAAATTATTCGTTTAAGTGTCATTGAGCAAGGTATTAATGATGCTTTTGTTATTGCCTATTTTAAAAATGTTCAAATACCTATGAGACAAGCTATTGAAATGCTTTGTAGTGGAGAATAA
- a CDS encoding shikimate kinase: MIIVLMGYMASGKSFIGKVLAKKVGYDFIDLDDYIEEQEGKTISDIFETSGEIYFRKIESTYLSQVLETKTNIVLSLGGGTPCYGNNISLIKNNPRIVSFYLSTNINTIVSRLENEKSKRPLVSRFKSKDELQEFIGKHLFERNHFYNQANYVIKNDDVLIGDIVEDIVVKLF, translated from the coding sequence ATGATTATAGTTTTAATGGGGTATATGGCTTCTGGTAAGTCTTTTATAGGAAAGGTTTTAGCTAAAAAAGTGGGTTATGATTTTATTGATCTTGATGATTATATAGAAGAGCAAGAAGGTAAAACTATTAGCGATATTTTTGAGACTTCAGGGGAAATATATTTTAGAAAAATTGAATCTACTTATTTAAGTCAAGTATTGGAAACAAAAACGAATATTGTTTTATCTCTAGGCGGAGGTACACCTTGTTATGGAAATAATATTAGTTTAATTAAAAACAATCCTAGGATAGTTTCCTTCTATTTAAGTACCAATATTAATACAATTGTTTCGCGTCTTGAAAACGAAAAATCTAAACGCCCTTTGGTTTCTAGGTTCAAATCTAAAGACGAATTACAAGAATTTATTGGTAAGCATCTTTTTGAGCGTAATCATTTTTATAATCAAGCTAATTACGTTATTAAAAATGACGATGTATTAATTGGTGACATAGTTGAAGACATTGTTGTAAAACTATTTTAA
- a CDS encoding OmpW family outer membrane protein encodes MKKSYNILAITLLLIVGTQSLFSQDKSKPWVLTVEANAIDVYPVGENAPQGEYFDEFFNLTDHWSLSLPKITISKYLSDNISVNLSGSFNKIKKWGEFPGSPKVDVDKLTYLGVDGMFNYYFTGLSKRSKLKPFVGVGGGYSWIEQGLFNTFSNGINKDELVGAGTLNGAVGANYWISKRIGLNIQSTYKHSFKEYLVKHWQHSFGVVINLTKTENKKKVEEKINDRDGDGVPDETDLCPDEPGLKALDGCPDADGDGIADKDDVCPEIYGFKEFSGCKDSDGDGYADNIDDCPDVKGTNKGCPEVEEKVAEPVVTKKTVYFGFDKYSISSEAQADLDEVVSIAQNTDYNISIEGHGDHIGTKEYNYKLSVERAEAVKNYLISKGLSRILITTKGEGENKPVTSNETESGRAKNRRAELTITIISQ; translated from the coding sequence ATGAAAAAGAGTTACAATATTCTTGCAATTACCCTTTTATTGATTGTTGGAACACAATCATTATTTTCTCAAGATAAAAGTAAACCTTGGGTATTAACTGTTGAAGCTAATGCTATTGACGTATATCCAGTTGGTGAAAATGCTCCACAAGGAGAGTACTTTGATGAGTTTTTTAATTTAACAGATCATTGGAGTCTAAGTCTTCCAAAAATCACAATTTCTAAGTATTTATCAGATAATATTTCAGTTAATTTATCTGGATCTTTTAATAAGATAAAGAAATGGGGAGAATTTCCTGGATCTCCAAAAGTTGATGTAGATAAGCTTACTTATTTAGGTGTAGATGGAATGTTCAATTATTATTTTACAGGACTATCTAAACGAAGTAAGCTAAAGCCATTTGTTGGTGTTGGAGGAGGCTATTCATGGATAGAGCAAGGTTTGTTTAATACATTTTCTAATGGAATAAATAAGGATGAATTAGTAGGAGCCGGAACACTTAACGGTGCGGTTGGTGCTAATTATTGGATTAGTAAAAGAATAGGATTAAATATTCAGAGCACATATAAACATTCATTCAAAGAGTATTTAGTTAAGCATTGGCAGCATAGTTTTGGGGTGGTAATTAACCTTACAAAAACGGAGAACAAGAAAAAAGTAGAGGAAAAAATAAATGATAGAGATGGCGATGGCGTTCCAGACGAAACTGATTTATGTCCAGACGAACCTGGTTTAAAAGCATTAGATGGATGTCCAGATGCTGATGGAGATGGTATTGCAGATAAAGATGATGTTTGCCCTGAAATTTATGGATTTAAGGAGTTTTCTGGTTGTAAAGATTCTGATGGAGATGGTTATGCCGATAATATAGATGACTGCCCAGATGTAAAAGGAACAAATAAAGGATGTCCTGAGGTTGAGGAAAAGGTTGCTGAACCAGTAGTGACCAAAAAAACTGTATATTTTGGTTTTGACAAATATAGCATCAGCTCTGAAGCTCAAGCAGATTTAGATGAGGTGGTAAGTATTGCTCAAAATACAGATTATAATATTTCTATAGAAGGTCATGGAGATCATATTGGCACTAAAGAGTATAACTATAAACTTTCAGTAGAGAGAGCCGAAGCAGTTAAAAACTATTTAATATCTAAGGGGTTATCTAGAATATTAATTACTACAAAAGGTGAAGGAGAAAATAAACCAGTTACTTCTAATGAAACTGAATCTGGAAGAGCTAAAAATAGAAGAGCCGAATTAACAATAACAATAATCTCTCAATAG
- a CDS encoding phytoene/squalene synthase family protein — protein MKSIFDNVSYDCSKIVTKTYSTSFSLATKMLSNSIRQDIYNIYGFVRFADEIVDSFHDYNKADLFNKFEYDLELALEYKISLNPILNAFQHTFHRYNIDKSLVDAFMTSMRMDLHKSKYLTKEEYKAYIYGSADVVGLMCLKVFVKGDEKKYTELTKTAMALGSAFQKVNFLRDLKADYDDLNRTYFPNTDLENLDEISKQDIINDIEKDFAEGLEGIKKLPMEAKFGVFMAYRYYRQLLKKLKRTPALEIKSARIRVPNYKKIELLTRSYVKFQLNLL, from the coding sequence ATGAAATCAATTTTTGATAACGTATCTTATGATTGTAGCAAAATTGTTACTAAAACGTATAGCACTTCCTTTTCGTTAGCTACAAAAATGCTCTCTAATTCGATAAGACAAGATATTTATAATATTTACGGATTTGTAAGATTCGCAGATGAAATTGTAGATTCTTTTCATGATTACAACAAAGCAGATTTGTTTAACAAATTTGAATATGATTTAGAGTTAGCTTTAGAATATAAAATTAGCCTAAACCCAATTTTAAATGCCTTTCAGCATACATTCCATCGCTACAACATTGATAAATCATTGGTTGATGCGTTTATGACATCTATGCGAATGGATTTACATAAGTCTAAATACCTAACTAAAGAAGAATACAAAGCGTACATTTATGGCTCTGCAGATGTTGTTGGCTTAATGTGTTTAAAGGTTTTTGTTAAAGGTGACGAAAAAAAATACACCGAATTGACAAAAACAGCCATGGCATTAGGTTCTGCATTTCAAAAAGTGAACTTTTTAAGAGATTTAAAAGCAGATTATGATGATTTAAATCGAACGTATTTCCCCAATACTGATTTAGAAAATCTAGATGAAATCTCAAAACAAGATATAATAAACGACATTGAAAAAGATTTTGCCGAAGGTTTAGAAGGTATAAAAAAACTACCAATGGAAGCTAAGTTTGGTGTTTTTATGGCATATAGATATTACAGGCAACTACTTAAAAAGCTAAAGCGAACTCCAGCTTTAGAAATTAAAAGTGCGAGAATTAGAGTGCCTAATTATAAAAAAATTGAACTTCTTACTCGGAGTTATGTGAAATTTCAACTAAATTTATTGTGA
- a CDS encoding anti-sigma factor: MIKKMFLAVLTFGMLTTSCSNDDDNALSTSDLVLNLNGLEDLGDDFVYEGWLIVGGNPVSTGTFSSVTFPQSFIVNTDQLNNATTFVLSIEPAIDNDPTPAATKILAGDFNGNSASISSNGIVGDFSTSTGNYILATPTDSDNMNEESGVWFLDNSSGSAVDGLNLPVLPEGWKYEGWVVMNGMPISTGTFTDVSDFDDNATSSSFKGAAGNGPAYPGEDYLQNAPAGLNFPTDLRGATIVISVEPSPDNSLAPFTLKPLAHMVPAAAMTHTTIAMGTGPVTSLTGTVTR, encoded by the coding sequence ATGATTAAAAAAATGTTTTTAGCGGTTTTAACATTTGGAATGTTAACCACTTCATGTAGTAATGATGATGACAATGCCTTATCAACAAGTGATTTAGTATTGAATTTAAACGGGTTAGAGGACTTAGGAGATGACTTTGTCTATGAGGGCTGGCTAATCGTAGGCGGTAATCCAGTGTCAACTGGAACATTTTCAAGTGTTACCTTTCCACAATCTTTTATAGTAAATACCGATCAACTTAATAATGCAACTACTTTTGTGTTATCTATAGAACCTGCTATTGATAATGACCCAACTCCAGCAGCTACAAAAATATTAGCTGGAGATTTTAATGGAAATTCCGCAAGTATCAGTTCTAATGGTATCGTTGGAGACTTTTCAACTTCTACGGGAAATTACATATTAGCAACACCAACAGATTCTGATAACATGAATGAAGAAAGCGGTGTTTGGTTTTTAGATAATTCTAGTGGCTCTGCAGTCGACGGTTTAAATTTACCTGTTTTGCCTGAAGGATGGAAGTATGAAGGTTGGGTCGTTATGAATGGAATGCCTATAAGCACAGGAACATTTACTGATGTTAGCGATTTTGACGATAATGCTACAAGTTCATCATTTAAAGGAGCCGCAGGAAATGGTCCAGCTTATCCTGGTGAAGACTATTTGCAAAATGCGCCAGCAGGATTAAATTTTCCAACAGATTTAAGAGGCGCAACAATTGTAATATCAGTTGAGCCTAGTCCAGATAATAGTCTAGCACCATTTACATTAAAACCATTAGCACATATGGTTCCAGCGGCGGCAATGACACATACAACAATTGCTATGGGGACAGGACCAGTTACTTCGCTTACTGGTACAGTAACAAGATAA